In Aythya fuligula isolate bAytFul2 chromosome 14, bAytFul2.pri, whole genome shotgun sequence, the following proteins share a genomic window:
- the LOC116494952 gene encoding protocadherin gamma-A10-like: MCTGTEGRWGRRQRALLCCVLVVAWEAAWGQLRYSVPEELPKGSFVGDVAKDLALQLAALRDRGARILDRGRTRYFALHANSGHLVTAERLDREQLCKGVQRCVLRCEVIVEGEMKVYEIEVEITDINDNAPSFGEAEKELRMSEMTAPGSRFPLAVAQDPDVGVNSLQSYELSGDEHFSLSVQAGADGEKRPELVLAKALDREEAAFHELVLRASDGGEPARTGTARIRVSVLDANDNAPVFSQAVYAVRVPEDVPVGSTLLTLTATDADAGLNSELTYSVIKLTAVKPDKFFLDSKTGSIRLLRSLDFEEGDSYEMEVQAEDGGGVIDTATVSISVMDVNDNAPELTVSSALSEISEDAPSGTVVALLHVQDRDSGANGEVRCSLVGDVPFRLRSSVGSYYSVVTARELDREEVSEYNVTVWASDGGSPSLRSSAVLALRVLDVNDNAPVFAEARYSARLPENNAEGALVLTVRAWDADWGQNARVRYRLAEGRVRGAPLSSYVSVQAETGALYALRSFDYEEVREVGLWVRAEDGGAPALSSNVSVRLLIVDENDNAPQVLYPPMAAAAAASGAGWTGVELAPRSAEPGALVAKVVAVDADAGQNAWLSYELAKATEPGLFRVGLHSGEVRTARSPLARDAPRHSLVVVVKDQGRPALSATATLTVVLAESVAELLSELGSAAAPAEPGGSLTRWLVLAVAAVSCLFVAFLLLLLALRLRRWRRSQLLPPASGALRGVPASHFVGIDGVRAFLHSYSHEVSLTADSRKSQRRWAADSCCNTLPARPPPDKAAQLLGEDAAGARGAPPDALPAVMPDKAAPLLGEDAAGARGAPPDALPCIFYCMKIF, translated from the exons GCTGCCCAAGGGCTCTTTCGTGGGCGACGTGGCAAAGGACCTGGCGCTGCAGCTGGCGGCCCTCCGCGATCGCGGCGCCCGTATCCTGGACCGAGGTAGAACACGGTATTTCGCTCTGCATGCGAACAGCGGCCACCTGGTGACGGCGGAGAGGCTAGacagagagcagctgtgcaAAGGCGTGCAGCGATGCGTGCTGCGCTGTGAGGTGATCGTGGAGGGCGAGATGAAAGTTTACGAGATCGAAGTGGAAATCACGGACATTAACGACAACGCACCCAGCTTCGGAGAGGCCGAAAAGGAACTGAGAATGAGCGAGATGACTGCTCCTGGATCGCGCTTCCCTCTGGCCGTGGCACAAGACCCGGACGTGGGAGTGAATTCCCTGCAGAGCTACGAGCTGAGCGGCGACGAGCACTTCTCGCTGTCCGTGCAGGCGGGAGCCGACGGCGAGAAGCGTCCCGAGCTGGTGCTGGCCAAGGCGCTGGACCGGGAGGAGGCGGCGTTTCACGAGCTGGTGCTGAGGGCGAGCGACGGCGGCGAGCCGGCACGGACGGGCACGGCGCGCATCCGCGTGTCTGTGCTGGACGCCAACGACAACGCGCCCGTGTTCAGCCAGGCTGTGTACGCTGTGCGCGTGCCCGAGGACGTGCCCGTGGGCTCCACGCTCCTCACCCTCACGGCCACCGACGCCGACGCCGGACTTAATAGCGAGCTAACGTATTCGGTCATAAAATTGACAGCAGTAAAACCAGACAAATTCTTTCTGGATTCCAAGACGGGTTCGATCAGGCTGTTGAGGAGCCTGGACTTCGAGGAAGGCGACTCCTACGAAATGGAGGTTCAAGCAGAGGACGGCGGTGGCGTTATCGACACAGCTACGGTCTCGATCTCGGTGATGGACGTAAATGATAACGCGCCCGAGCTGACTGTGTCGTCGGCGCTGAGCGAGATCTCGGAGGACGCGCCTTCGGGGACGGTGGTGGCCCTGCTGCACGTGCAGGACCGCGACTCGGGCGCCAACGGCGAGGTGCGGTGCTCGCTGGTCGGCGACGTGCCGTTCCGTCTGCGGAGCTCGGTGGGCAGCTACTACAGCGTGGTGACGGCGCGGGAGCTGGACCGGGAGGAGGTGTCGGAGTACAACGTGACGGTGTGGGCGTCGGACGGCGGGTCGCCGTCGCTGCGCAGCAGCGCGGTGCTGGCGCTGCGCGTGCTGGACGTGAACGACAACGCGCCGGTGTTCGCGGAGGCGCGCTACAGCGCCCGTCTGCCCGAGAACAACGCCGAGGGCGCGCTGGTGCTGACGGTGCGGGCGTGGGACGCGGACTGGGGGCAGAACGCGCGCGTGCGCTACCGGCTGGCGGAGGGGCGCGTGCGGGGCGCGCCGCTGTCGTCCTACGTGTCGGTGCAGGCGGAGACGGGCGCGCTGTACGCGCTGCGCTCGTTCGACTACGAGGAGGTGCGCGAGGTGGGGCTGTGGGTGCGGGCGGAGGACGGCGGCGCGCCGGCGCTGAGCAGCAACGTGTCGGTGCGGCTGCTGATCGTGGACGAGAACGACAACGCGCCGCAGGTGCTGTACCCGccgatggcggcggcggcggcggcgtcgGGCGCGGGCTGGACGGGCGTGGAGCTGGCGCCGCGCTCGGCGGAGCCCGGCGCGCTGGTGGCCAAGGTGGTGGCGGTGGACGCGGACGCGGGGCAGAACGCGTGGCTGTCCTACGAGCTGGCCAAGGCGACGGAGCCGGGGCTGTTCCGCGTGGGGCTGCACAGCGGCGAGGTGCGCACGGCGCGCTCGCCGCTGGCCCGCGACGCGCCCAGGCACagcctggtggtggtggtgaaggaCCAGGGCCGGCCGGCGCTGTCGGCCACGGCCACGCTGACGGTGGTGCTGGCCGAGAGCGTGGCCGAGCTGCTGTCGGAGCTGGGCAGCGCGGCGGCGCCGGCCGAGCCCGGCGGCAGCCTGACGCGCTGGCTGGTGCTGGCCGTGGCGGCCGTGTCGTGCCTCTTCGtcgccttcctgctgctgctgctggcgctgcgCCTGCGGCGCTGGCGCCGCTCGCAGCTGCTGCCGCCGGCCAGCGGCGCCTTGCGCGGCGTGCCGGCCTCGCACTTCGTGGGCATCGACGGCGTCCGCGCCTTCCTGCACTCCTACTCGCACGAGGTGTCGCTCACCGCCGACTCGCGCAAGAGCCAGCGGCGCTGGGCGGCCGACAGCTGCTGCAACACCCTCCCGGCGCGGCCGCCGCCCGACAAGGCCGCGCAGCTGCTCGGGGAAGACGCTGCCGGCGCCCGCGGCGCACCGCCCGACGCCCTCCCG GCTGTCATGCCCGACAAGGCCGCGCCGCTGCTCGGGGAAGACGCTGCCGGCGCCCGCGGCGCACCGCCCGACGCCCTCCCG TGTATCTTTTACTGCATGAAGATCTTCTGA